The DNA window TGACTGCGCGCCACGCGCTCGAGGGTTCGGATGGCCCGCTCGGCCGCTTGCTGTACGGCGCGCTCGCGATCGCGGGTCGCCGCGCGCAGCGCCGGCAACGCGCTCGGATCGCCGTGGCGCTCCAGCGAAGAGGCGGCGGCGGCGCGCACCGACGGGTGATCGTCGCGGAGCGCCGCGCCCAGCGCCTCGACCACCTGGGGCTCGGTCTGCACCGCGCCGAGCGAGATCGCGGCTTGCGCACGCACACGGTACATCGGCGAAGTCCGCAGCGCGCGCACGAGGTAGTCCGTGCGCGCGTCCGCGAAGGCGACGCTGGAGAGGGCGAGCAGCGTGACCAGGACCGCGCCGGCCTTGATCAGGACGGCCGTGATCAGGACGGGCCTGACCAGCCGGCGACCGGTCTGGAGCGACGCACGCGCTCGCCCGCGCGCGGCGTGATGGGCTCGGGCCGGGACGACCCGATGTCTGCTGCTCAACCTAGGCCCCTCTCTCCCCCGAAACCACGCCTCCCCCAGCACCCACGATCGACGACGAAGCCAAGCTCGGAATCCTTCACTCCAGGCTGATCATTATCGAGGGTTACGCGCCGGGATTCAACGGTCCTCTTGCGAGCCAACGGCGACAGCGGCACCGTCCTGAAGTGCGGGCCGGCTACATCGCGCTGCTCTGTGCCCCGATCCTGCTCGCCGCGCCGCCTTCCACGGTGCGCGCGCAGCCCGTGGTGCGCGTCCGCGCGGAGTCGCGAATCGAGCTGCGGGTCGAGCGCGCCCCCGGCGAGGTCCGCGTCACCGGGGTGCTCCGCGACGATCGCGGCGAGCCGCTGACCGATCAGTCCGTCGAGGTGCGCGTCAGCGACGCCGCGGGTCGGACGGTGGCGCGCGAGGTCACGCGCACCGGGGTGAGCGGGCAGCTGAGCGCGCGCTTCCCCGTCGACCCCACCGCCAGCCGCCTGAGCGCCACGTTCTCGGGGGACGAGCGCTACCGCGGGGTCGACGTCGCCCAGCAGCTCGATCTCGGACGGGCCCACGTGCGCCTGGGCCTGGCGCGGGATGACGGCCAACGCCTCGATCGGCTGGACCTGGACCTCGAGAGCCATGAGCTCCGCGTGCGGGCGGAGTCGGCGGAGGGCGGGGACGGGCTGTCGGTCACGCTCCGCAGCGAGGTCGGCGACCTCCTGGCCACCGGCACCACGGGCGCCGATGGGACGGCGGTGCTCCGGGTTCGCAGCGAGCGGCTGGGCCCGCCCGCCGCCGATCGGTTGATCGTGGCGACGGACGGGGACGAGCGGCGCGCGCGGGCGCAGACCGAGGTGCTCGTCGTCCGCTACCGGGACGCGACGCTGTCCCTCGAGGCCACACCGTCGAGGCTGGAGCCGGGCGCGGCGCTCCGCATGGAGGGACGGCTGTACGATCGAGCGGGCCCCCTGCCCCGCCGCGCGGTGGGCTTGTTCGCGGAGCGGCGGCACGAGCCCCCCCTCCTCCTGGACACCGTGCTGACCGACCGAGAGGGACGGTTCGCGCGGGAGGTCACCCTGGGCGAGGGGTCGAGCGGCACGGTGGGCGTGCGCGCGCGCTTCACCAGCGACGCGCCCTGGCGGCCGAGCGCCGAGTCCGAGACCGCCCCGATCACGCTCACTCCGCCGAGCGCCGCGCCCTGGCCGTGGCTGCTCGTGCCGATGGCGCTCTGCGCGCTGGCGATCTTCTGGGTGTCTCGACGCAGCGCCCCCGAGCCCACGCGCGCCTCGATCACCGCGGTGCCGCCGCCCGCCCCGCCCGGGATCGAGGCGGCCGAGCGGCGAGGCGCGCGCGGCGCGGCGTTCCGCGATGTGGGCGGGCGGGTGCTGGACTCCGACTCCGGGACCGCGATCGCGGCCGCGGTCGTGACGCTGCGTCTCGGTGACTCGACGCGCGAGACGCGCTCGGACGCCGCGGGCGCCTTCTCCTTTTCCCAGCTCGCGGAGGGCGAGCACCGCCTCTCGGTGGACGCGCCCGGCTACGAGTCCCGCGACGCGGTCGTCCCCATCCCCCACGGCGGCGGCTGGCTCGACGCGCGGGTGAGGCTGCGGAGCCTGCGCGAGCTCGCCGTGCGCCACTACGCCTCGGTCGCCGAGCGGCTCGCGCCGGGTCGCCGCTGGTGGGCCCTCTGGACACCGCGCGAGCTGCTCGAGCGGGCGCGGCGGGACGCGCGCGCGGAGGCCACGAGCCTCACCGAGGCGGTCGAGCGCGCCGCCTACGCGGCGCCCCACCCGAGCCCGGAGGACGTCCAGGAGATCGGTCGGCGATCCGAGTCGGTCTCCCGTTCTCTGGACGCGCGCTGAGTCCGGGCTCCGCTCCGCAGCCGAACGATTCCCGGACGGCGTTGACGGCCGCGCACGGGCCTCTCTATAGTGGGCCGCCTTCGCCCCCCGGGGGCGCTCTTCCAGCACGCGAGGAAGCATGGATACCGGCACCGTAGTGGCCATTGCGTTGGCGATCTTGTTCGCCGCCGTCGTCGCGTGGCTCTTCTTGAAGGGCAAGTCCTCGAGCGGCGAGCTCCCCGAGTCCCCGGCCAAGAAGCCGGGCGAGGGCACGTCGGCGGTGAAGCCCGCGGCGTCGGAGGCCCGACCGAAGGCGGACGCCAAGCCCGCCGAGGCGGCGAAGAAGGCCGAAGCCAAGAAGGCGCCGAAGGCGGAGGCGAAGAAGCCGAGCCCGGCCGACGAGGCGGCGCAGGAGGCTCCCGAGGAGGAGGCTGAAGCGCCCGCCGAAGAGGAGCCCGCCGCCGAGGCGCCCGCGGAGGCGGAGCCCGCGGCGCGCGAGGCGTCCGAGGAGGACGTCAAGGCGCTCAAGAAGGGGCTCGCCTCGACCCGCGGCGGCTTCATCGCGCGCCTCGCCAAGCTCTTCGGCAAGAAGAAGGAGATCGACCCCGAGCTCCTCGACGAGATCCAGGAGGTGCTCATCACCGCCGACATCGGCGTCAAGACCTCGGAGAGGATCCTCGAGCGCCTCAAGACCCGGATGGACAACGACCAGCTCGGCGACGAGGACCAGGTCTGGGAGGCTCTCCGGGAGGAGGCCCGCGGCATCCTCGAGGCCCCCGGCACCACGAGCGGCGGGGTCTACCGCGCGCCGAGCGAGTCGCCCGGCGTGATCCTCGTGGTCGGCGTCAACGGGGTCGGCAAGACGACCACGATCGGCAAGCTGGCCAGTCGCTTCCAGGAGAACGGCAAGAAGGTGATCCTCGCCGCCGGCGACACCTTCCGGGCCGCGGCCGTGCTGCAGCTCGAGGTGTGGGGCCGGCGCGTCGGCTGCGACGTCGTGAAGGGGAAAGAGCGGGCCGATCCGGCGTCGGTGATCTTCGACGCCATCAAGAAAGCCCGTGAAGAGGACGCCGACTACGTAATTGCGGACACCGCGGGACGACTACACACCAAGACGAACCTGATGGAAGAGTTGAAGAAGGTGGTCCGCTCCGCGGAGAAGGCGCTCGAGC is part of the Sandaracinaceae bacterium genome and encodes:
- a CDS encoding carboxypeptidase regulatory-like domain-containing protein — translated: MRAGYIALLCAPILLAAPPSTVRAQPVVRVRAESRIELRVERAPGEVRVTGVLRDDRGEPLTDQSVEVRVSDAAGRTVAREVTRTGVSGQLSARFPVDPTASRLSATFSGDERYRGVDVAQQLDLGRAHVRLGLARDDGQRLDRLDLDLESHELRVRAESAEGGDGLSVTLRSEVGDLLATGTTGADGTAVLRVRSERLGPPAADRLIVATDGDERRARAQTEVLVVRYRDATLSLEATPSRLEPGAALRMEGRLYDRAGPLPRRAVGLFAERRHEPPLLLDTVLTDREGRFAREVTLGEGSSGTVGVRARFTSDAPWRPSAESETAPITLTPPSAAPWPWLLVPMALCALAIFWVSRRSAPEPTRASITAVPPPAPPGIEAAERRGARGAAFRDVGGRVLDSDSGTAIAAAVVTLRLGDSTRETRSDAAGAFSFSQLAEGEHRLSVDAPGYESRDAVVPIPHGGGWLDARVRLRSLRELAVRHYASVAERLAPGRRWWALWTPRELLERARRDARAEATSLTEAVERAAYAAPHPSPEDVQEIGRRSESVSRSLDAR
- the ftsY gene encoding signal recognition particle-docking protein FtsY codes for the protein MDTGTVVAIALAILFAAVVAWLFLKGKSSSGELPESPAKKPGEGTSAVKPAASEARPKADAKPAEAAKKAEAKKAPKAEAKKPSPADEAAQEAPEEEAEAPAEEEPAAEAPAEAEPAAREASEEDVKALKKGLASTRGGFIARLAKLFGKKKEIDPELLDEIQEVLITADIGVKTSERILERLKTRMDNDQLGDEDQVWEALREEARGILEAPGTTSGGVYRAPSESPGVILVVGVNGVGKTTTIGKLASRFQENGKKVILAAGDTFRAAAVLQLEVWGRRVGCDVVKGKERADPASVIFDAIKKAREEDADYVIADTAGRLHTKTNLMEELKKVVRSAEKALERPVDEILLVLDSTTGQNAIQQAQLFKDAIEVSGIALTKLDGTAKGGVILGIVDEHGLPVHFVGIGERVEDLREFDAPSFVEALFAKPDDETLAA